From a single Bacteroidota bacterium genomic region:
- the tmk gene encoding dTMP kinase, with the protein MQETLHQGRKFIVIEGLDGSGKSTQIELLIAHFKEQGIETRFIHFPRHNEGVFGQLIARFLRGEFGAVTEVHPQFVALLFAEDRKEFAATIEGWLAEGYSVLCDRYVFSNIAFQCAKLSDPEAKAELRKWILDFEFNYNRIPKPDFSIHLSVPFSFTEKALNARMAAQARDYLAGAHDIHEKDFSLQRAVKQEYENLVATDDSIVNVVCHDANDAMLSIAEIHQRILKAIAG; encoded by the coding sequence ATGCAAGAGACACTGCACCAAGGGCGGAAATTCATTGTGATCGAAGGGCTCGACGGCTCCGGAAAGTCAACACAAATCGAATTGTTGATCGCTCATTTTAAGGAGCAGGGCATAGAAACGCGGTTTATTCACTTCCCGCGGCACAACGAAGGCGTGTTTGGGCAGCTTATTGCAAGGTTCCTGCGTGGCGAATTTGGCGCCGTCACCGAGGTGCATCCGCAATTTGTCGCCCTGCTCTTTGCCGAGGACCGCAAGGAATTTGCCGCGACGATCGAAGGATGGCTTGCCGAGGGCTATTCCGTCCTATGTGACCGTTATGTCTTCAGCAACATCGCCTTCCAATGCGCCAAACTCAGCGATCCCGAGGCAAAAGCCGAACTCAGAAAGTGGATCCTCGACTTCGAATTCAACTATAACCGCATTCCCAAGCCCGATTTCAGCATCCATCTATCCGTTCCGTTTTCCTTTACTGAGAAGGCCTTGAATGCCCGAATGGCCGCGCAAGCCCGCGACTACCTCGCTGGCGCACACGACATCCATGAAAAGGACTTTTCGCTGCAACGTGCTGTGAAACAAGAGTATGAGAACTTGGTCGCCACCGATGACAGCATCGTCAACGTGGTCTGCCACGATGCCAACGACGCCATGCTCTCCATCGCGGAAATCCATCAACGGATTTTGAAGGCGATTGCGGGCTGA
- a CDS encoding histidine kinase — protein MNPHFFFNALNTIQAFIFSDDKRNASNYLGKFSKLTRMVLEMSEKEFVSLSDEIQAITLYLELEKSRFGDEFQFQIELGPGLSTTSIYLPSMIIQPFVENAVKHGLLHLTGLKQLRVTFREEGELLVIEVDDNGIGRRRSEELNRQRQERHQSFSVQANKKRIDILNAGYNHIGVAYTDKCDASGASLGTLVKITLVKIYKTPHEQ, from the coding sequence ATGAATCCCCACTTCTTTTTCAATGCCTTGAACACCATTCAGGCATTCATTTTCAGCGACGACAAACGCAATGCCAGCAACTACCTCGGCAAATTCTCCAAGCTCACACGCATGGTCCTTGAAATGTCGGAAAAGGAATTTGTGAGCCTTTCCGATGAAATTCAGGCAATTACACTCTATCTAGAGTTAGAAAAGTCCCGTTTTGGGGACGAATTCCAGTTTCAAATCGAGCTGGGTCCCGGTTTGTCCACCACTTCGATTTACCTGCCATCGATGATCATTCAGCCTTTTGTAGAGAATGCAGTCAAGCATGGACTTTTGCACCTTACAGGTCTGAAGCAATTGCGGGTGACTTTTAGGGAGGAAGGCGAATTGCTGGTGATCGAGGTAGATGACAATGGCATTGGGCGGCGGAGGTCAGAGGAGCTGAACCGTCAGCGGCAGGAGCGCCACCAATCGTTTAGTGTTCAAGCCAATAAAAAGCGCATCGATATCCTGAATGCAGGTTACAACCATATTGGCGTCGCTTATACCGATAAATGCGATGCATCAGGGGCCTCCCTTGGCACACTTGTCAAAATCACATTGGTCAAAATCTACAAAACGCCCCATGAGCAATAA
- a CDS encoding response regulator: protein MSNNTITAVIIDDEANARILLREMLKLACPQVEVLAECPDLPNGVKALRKLKPNLVFLDIEMPGHSGLELMDFFDEEEVGFSIIFTTAYHEHAIQAFKLNAVDYLLKPMEISDLEDAIARYVKRQGASNLPQVRQLGQAQPTQRRIAVPSGTTLKFIEPDQIIYLKADNTYTEIMLLDGSKLVVSRTLKNFEEALSEDKTFFRCHKSYIVNVAFVSQYNKSDGGSLVLQGKIEVPITPDRVQDFLETVSFIKR from the coding sequence ATGAGCAATAATACCATCACCGCGGTGATCATCGATGATGAAGCCAATGCACGTATTTTGTTGCGTGAGATGCTGAAACTGGCCTGTCCACAGGTTGAAGTTCTTGCGGAATGCCCGGATTTGCCCAACGGCGTCAAGGCCTTGCGTAAACTCAAACCCAATTTGGTATTCCTCGACATCGAAATGCCAGGCCACAGCGGACTCGAATTGATGGATTTTTTTGATGAAGAGGAGGTCGGCTTTTCCATCATTTTCACGACTGCCTACCATGAACATGCAATCCAAGCTTTTAAGCTGAATGCAGTGGATTATTTGCTCAAGCCAATGGAAATCAGTGACTTGGAGGATGCGATTGCGCGTTATGTCAAGCGCCAAGGCGCGAGTAACCTGCCGCAGGTGCGGCAGCTAGGGCAGGCGCAGCCCACCCAACGCAGAATCGCTGTCCCCTCAGGAACGACCCTCAAATTCATTGAACCCGATCAAATCATCTACCTGAAAGCAGACAATACCTATACCGAAATCATGCTGCTTGATGGTTCCAAATTGGTGGTGAGCAGGACCTTGAAAAATTTTGAGGAGGCCTTGTCAGAGGACAAAACCTTCTTCCGCTGCCACAAATCCTATATCGTCAATGTTGCCTTCGTCTCCCAATACAACAAATCGGATGGCGGTAGTTTGGTGTTGCAAGGGAAAATCGAAGTTCCGATCACGCCGGATCGGGTTCAGGATTTTTTGGAAACCGTGAGTTTCATCAAGCGATAA
- a CDS encoding GNAT family N-acetyltransferase — MENPNLSFELCKPEHYPSLNALMELCFSDLKGGYAPEEEIEALSRLYPRGQIVCVLDGKVIGANLSRIVPFAAFRKPHTQEDCIDQSRFEFDAAIGDSVYGLDVFVHPDYQNLKVGKQIVELFVKNVFEDNFYCMMGICRVVNYPAHMHEMDCETYALKVKNKELYDPCLSFHVRNGMEYVNVSPGFCEDDVASAGYGVIMASYNPAYDPSKPAKKPVELELSGVMVA, encoded by the coding sequence ATGGAAAACCCCAATCTTTCCTTCGAATTGTGCAAGCCCGAGCACTACCCATCCTTGAACGCGCTCATGGAGCTCTGCTTTTCTGACCTCAAAGGCGGATATGCGCCTGAGGAGGAAATTGAAGCGCTTTCGCGTTTGTATCCTCGCGGACAAATCGTCTGTGTCCTTGACGGGAAGGTAATCGGCGCAAATCTTTCCCGTATCGTGCCGTTTGCGGCTTTCCGCAAGCCGCATACCCAGGAAGACTGCATTGATCAGAGCCGTTTTGAGTTCGATGCAGCCATTGGCGACAGTGTTTACGGCTTGGACGTGTTTGTGCATCCCGACTATCAAAACCTCAAAGTCGGAAAGCAAATCGTCGAACTTTTTGTGAAAAATGTCTTCGAAGACAACTTCTATTGCATGATGGGCATCTGCCGCGTGGTCAATTATCCGGCACACATGCACGAAATGGACTGCGAAACCTATGCCCTGAAGGTCAAAAACAAGGAATTGTATGATCCCTGCTTGAGTTTCCACGTACGCAACGGCATGGAATATGTCAATGTAAGCCCAGGCTTTTGCGAGGATGACGTCGCCTCAGCTGGTTATGGAGTCATCATGGCAAGTTACAACCCCGCGTACGATCCTTCTAAACCTGCGAAAAAGCCAGTGGAATTGGAGTTGAGTGGGGTTATGGTGGCTTAA
- a CDS encoding acyl-CoA desaturase: protein MKKTRFVAQDPQQQSFAAAVRKNVYEYFKANGISQKANGAVVFQTLSMLALYIAPFVVLVVLPLPWWIAIFLPIIAGIGLAGIGMCVMHGGAHEAISKHKWLNAALGGTMNILGNSMYTWKVKHNMLHHTYTNITGMDDDLTLGGPLRLSEHTPLHKIHRFQYIHGFFLYCLLTITMLVNEFTWLRDFRKKGILEKQNVGYGMMLAKVILIKVLYAAVIIGLPIWLSDYAWWQVVLAWMVMHFTGGFIMGVVFQLAHIVEGLEQPVPTAEGTIHNDWVVHEMHTTADFAPRNRLLNWYIGGLNFQIEHHLFPNICHVHYPKIAPIVAATAKAYGVPYVLKPTLWQALMSHARKLKELGSVAPVGV from the coding sequence ATGAAAAAAACGAGATTCGTTGCCCAAGACCCTCAACAGCAAAGCTTTGCAGCGGCTGTCAGGAAGAATGTCTATGAATATTTCAAGGCGAATGGCATTTCCCAAAAGGCCAATGGCGCCGTTGTTTTCCAGACGCTGAGCATGTTGGCGTTGTACATCGCGCCCTTCGTGGTATTGGTCGTACTACCGCTGCCTTGGTGGATTGCGATTTTCCTGCCGATCATTGCCGGCATCGGGCTCGCAGGCATCGGCATGTGCGTCATGCACGGTGGCGCACACGAGGCGATCAGCAAGCATAAATGGCTCAATGCGGCGCTTGGCGGCACCATGAACATCCTCGGCAACAGCATGTACACTTGGAAAGTCAAGCACAACATGCTCCACCATACCTATACCAACATCACCGGCATGGACGACGACCTCACCCTTGGCGGCCCCTTGCGCCTCAGCGAACATACGCCGCTCCACAAGATTCACCGGTTTCAATACATCCATGGATTTTTCCTCTATTGCCTCCTTACGATCACGATGCTGGTCAATGAATTCACTTGGTTGCGGGATTTCCGGAAAAAGGGCATTCTCGAGAAGCAAAATGTCGGCTACGGGATGATGTTGGCGAAGGTCATTCTGATCAAAGTGTTGTACGCTGCCGTGATCATCGGCTTGCCAATTTGGCTGAGCGACTACGCTTGGTGGCAAGTGGTGCTTGCATGGATGGTCATGCACTTCACCGGCGGATTCATCATGGGCGTTGTATTTCAGCTAGCACACATTGTCGAAGGTCTCGAACAGCCCGTTCCTACTGCAGAAGGGACGATCCACAACGACTGGGTTGTACACGAAATGCACACCACGGCCGATTTTGCCCCAAGAAACCGCCTCCTCAACTGGTACATCGGCGGCTTAAATTTCCAGATCGAGCACCATTTGTTCCCCAACATCTGCCACGTACACTACCCCAAGATCGCGCCGATTGTAGCAGCGACGGCGAAAGCCTACGGCGTTCCTTACGTGTTGAAGCCGACCTTGTGGCAAGCCTTGATGTCACATGCAAGGAAACTCAAGGAATTGGGCAGCGTTGCGCCTGTGGGAGTTTGA
- a CDS encoding acyl-CoA desaturase: protein MKKTRFIASDKAEQQFAAALRKNVNQYFKENGISPKANSAVVFQTLNMLALYIAPFVLVLTVPMAGWLAWLMSILAGVGLAGIGMCVMHGGAHDAISGKKWINALLGGTMNLLGNSVLTWKVQHNMLHHTFTNISGLDRDIATKGPIRLSEHTQLKAINRFQYIHAFFFYGMMTLSMMIKDFSQLFDYHKQGILEKQKVNFGLALTKMILIKIVHFAIFIGLPLMFTDFAWWQVLIGWFTMHWTGGFILSVIFQLAHVVEGVDQPVPSAEGLIENDWVVHELHTTANFARNNHLLNWYIGGLNFQIEHHLFPNICHIHYPKIAPIVEATAKEYGIPYILKPTLWDAIVSHARKLKELGHVPAVA, encoded by the coding sequence ATGAAAAAAACACGTTTTATCGCTTCTGACAAGGCCGAACAGCAATTTGCGGCGGCTTTGCGCAAGAATGTCAACCAATACTTCAAGGAAAACGGCATTTCGCCAAAAGCCAACAGCGCCGTGGTATTTCAGACGCTCAACATGTTGGCCCTTTACATTGCTCCATTTGTACTTGTTTTGACCGTTCCGATGGCCGGTTGGTTGGCTTGGCTGATGTCAATTCTAGCCGGGGTCGGCCTTGCTGGCATTGGAATGTGCGTGATGCACGGCGGCGCACACGATGCCATCAGCGGCAAAAAATGGATCAATGCCTTGTTGGGCGGGACCATGAACCTGCTGGGAAACAGTGTATTGACCTGGAAAGTGCAACACAACATGCTGCACCATACCTTTACCAATATCAGCGGACTTGACCGCGACATTGCCACCAAAGGTCCGATCCGGTTGAGTGAACACACGCAACTGAAAGCCATCAACCGCTTTCAATACATTCATGCCTTCTTCTTTTATGGCATGATGACGTTGTCGATGATGATCAAGGACTTTTCGCAGCTCTTTGATTACCACAAACAGGGAATTCTTGAAAAGCAGAAGGTGAATTTCGGTCTTGCATTGACCAAAATGATCCTGATCAAAATTGTACACTTCGCGATTTTCATCGGTTTGCCGCTGATGTTCACGGATTTTGCCTGGTGGCAGGTCCTCATTGGCTGGTTTACCATGCACTGGACCGGTGGATTTATCCTGAGTGTGATCTTCCAATTGGCCCACGTCGTCGAAGGCGTGGATCAACCCGTTCCAAGTGCCGAGGGGCTTATCGAAAACGACTGGGTGGTGCATGAGTTGCATACAACGGCCAATTTCGCCCGCAACAACCACTTGCTCAATTGGTATATCGGCGGACTCAATTTCCAGATTGAGCACCACTTGTTTCCCAATATTTGCCATATTCATTATCCTAAAATTGCCCCGATTGTCGAGGCAACAGCCAAGGAATATGGCATTCCCTACATTTTGAAGCCGACTTTGTGGGACGCGATTGTGTCCCATGCGCGCAAACTAAAGGAACTCGGGCACGTCCCGGCGGTAGCTTGA
- a CDS encoding YihY/virulence factor BrkB family protein → MLKNASKAWYDKDPFRESAVIAYYAIFSLPGLMVVIVTLAGYIFGKEVVSSHVADQIAASLGSDTAAQIQEMILKAGKKGTSFWATVLGIVTILIGATGVFAQFQHSLNLIWGVTASSSKSGLWKLLRVRLFSFGLIASITFILIVSLVVSALLAAFGIWLTAHFSASFHVFLQLVNVLFSLVILAGLFALMFKFLPDAKVKWRHVWIGSMVTAVLFHFGKWALGLYFGKASPGIGYGAAGSVILILLWVSYTSMIVFFGAEFTRAYADKFSGEVKPTAVAVVDKEAEEQRAQKVD, encoded by the coding sequence ATTCTCAAAAATGCCTCCAAGGCATGGTACGACAAGGATCCCTTCCGAGAAAGTGCTGTCATTGCTTACTACGCGATCTTTTCCTTGCCGGGTCTGATGGTCGTGATTGTCACGCTTGCAGGATACATTTTCGGGAAAGAAGTGGTAAGCAGCCATGTTGCGGATCAGATTGCGGCTTCTTTGGGGAGCGATACTGCGGCACAGATTCAGGAAATGATACTCAAGGCAGGCAAAAAAGGAACGTCATTCTGGGCTACGGTGCTCGGAATCGTGACGATTTTGATTGGCGCTACCGGGGTTTTTGCCCAATTTCAACATTCCCTGAACCTGATTTGGGGCGTTACGGCTTCGAGTTCGAAATCCGGGCTTTGGAAATTGCTGCGGGTGCGCCTGTTTTCCTTTGGTTTGATTGCATCGATTACGTTCATTCTCATCGTTTCCTTGGTGGTCTCGGCCTTGTTGGCAGCCTTTGGGATCTGGCTCACAGCACATTTTTCGGCATCCTTCCATGTCTTTTTACAGTTGGTGAATGTCCTTTTTTCGCTCGTCATCCTCGCCGGATTGTTTGCGTTGATGTTCAAATTCCTGCCGGATGCGAAGGTGAAATGGCGCCATGTTTGGATTGGGTCCATGGTCACAGCAGTCTTGTTTCACTTCGGAAAATGGGCTTTGGGATTGTATTTCGGAAAGGCGAGTCCGGGAATCGGTTACGGCGCTGCCGGATCGGTGATTTTGATCTTGCTCTGGGTTTCCTATACCTCGATGATCGTATTTTTTGGCGCCGAATTCACACGAGCCTACGCCGATAAATTCTCAGGTGAGGTCAAGCCGACCGCGGTCGCAGTCGTCGACAAGGAGGCTGAAGAACAAAGAGCCCAAAAGGTCGACTGA
- a CDS encoding PLDc_N domain-containing protein gives MTFAFGLGMIELLLIFILLMLPTLIALIDVLRHEFIENQKLIWLIAVLFVPLIGTIAYFIVGRKHRIL, from the coding sequence ATGACTTTCGCCTTTGGACTTGGAATGATCGAGCTGTTGCTCATCTTCATCCTGCTGATGTTGCCAACATTGATCGCCTTGATCGACGTTCTGCGGCATGAGTTCATTGAAAACCAGAAACTCATCTGGCTGATTGCGGTGCTGTTTGTGCCTTTGATCGGCACCATCGCCTACTTTATCGTCGGCCGAAAGCACAGGATTCTCTGA
- a CDS encoding tetratricopeptide repeat protein, producing MKKQTSSPFFHLMLAISFGALMSGFSGTLQAQAFQQLLDACPGCPLNQIAVNPPQCVDCESSGSSPTPPAFSVSDGNVHLAGVYAREGQQENNKGISAYNSRDWNKAISHFKKALKFLPNDGNIQTNLNNAIAQRDYAANAAQRAEAAAAARAQYQRELAAYNLAMEAKKEADKLFLEKLNSDLGTYNAQLRKLENEVSYVPSLTPKPTRVIHEGVMLGIKNTQADNSINGLASPWSKKPYAAEEIFATTDDLSNEELLRGFLDNNYLGEYTLSTPWGQQLIERIRGTHFDRLVAHSNGATVAEALIRRGIITVNELNVMGGDRSFVNFGGWNELITSGKVARVVVWVNPGDPVPFATTVLPLLNALKDRSVLDMVLEGKPLSLNAMEKMQEGAKLKEYTRNLASFVADRIKGDNKGGAMAEYRILRGPEYKGQFYLGKKEMLDAHDSGNYNFNIGQFLAKKTETRPR from the coding sequence ATGAAAAAGCAAACATCTTCTCCCTTCTTCCATCTGATGCTTGCCATCAGCTTTGGCGCATTGATGTCGGGATTTTCTGGAACCTTGCAAGCACAGGCATTCCAACAGTTGCTCGATGCCTGCCCAGGCTGCCCGCTCAATCAGATCGCGGTCAATCCTCCGCAATGCGTTGATTGCGAATCCTCCGGCTCATCCCCAACCCCTCCGGCATTTTCTGTTTCAGATGGCAATGTCCATTTGGCAGGCGTGTACGCACGCGAGGGACAACAGGAAAACAACAAAGGCATTTCCGCCTACAACAGCCGCGATTGGAACAAGGCCATTTCGCACTTCAAAAAAGCGCTGAAATTCCTTCCAAACGATGGCAATATTCAAACGAATTTGAACAATGCCATTGCACAGCGCGACTATGCTGCCAACGCTGCCCAACGTGCCGAGGCCGCCGCAGCGGCCCGTGCCCAATATCAACGCGAACTTGCAGCCTACAATCTCGCGATGGAGGCCAAAAAGGAAGCCGACAAGCTGTTTCTGGAGAAACTCAACAGCGACCTTGGCACCTACAATGCACAACTCAGAAAGCTTGAAAACGAGGTCAGCTACGTGCCTTCGCTTACGCCCAAGCCCACGCGCGTGATCCATGAAGGTGTGATGCTCGGCATCAAAAACACCCAAGCCGACAATTCCATCAACGGTTTGGCGAGTCCTTGGAGCAAGAAGCCCTATGCGGCGGAGGAGATTTTTGCCACCACCGACGACTTGAGCAACGAAGAACTGCTGCGTGGCTTCCTCGACAACAATTATCTTGGCGAATACACCCTGAGCACACCTTGGGGCCAACAATTGATCGAGCGCATCCGCGGGACGCATTTTGACCGGCTGGTTGCGCATAGCAATGGTGCGACGGTTGCAGAGGCTTTGATCAGGCGGGGCATCATTACTGTCAATGAGCTGAATGTCATGGGAGGTGATCGCTCCTTCGTCAATTTTGGCGGATGGAATGAACTGATCACCTCCGGCAAAGTTGCCCGCGTGGTCGTTTGGGTCAATCCGGGAGATCCCGTGCCGTTTGCAACAACCGTGCTTCCATTGCTCAATGCCCTGAAAGACAGATCAGTACTTGACATGGTGCTCGAAGGCAAACCCCTGTCTTTGAACGCCATGGAAAAAATGCAGGAAGGTGCAAAGTTGAAGGAATATACCAGAAACCTCGCTTCCTTTGTTGCTGACCGCATCAAAGGCGACAACAAGGGCGGCGCAATGGCCGAATACCGCATCTTGCGGGGCCCCGAATACAAAGGGCAGTTCTATTTGGGCAAAAAAGAAATGCTCGATGCCCACGATTCAGGCAACTACAACTTTAATATCGGTCAATTCTTGGCCAAAAAGACCGAAACTCGTCCTCGGTAG
- a CDS encoding phosphopeptide-binding protein, giving the protein MRNWKILVPALLIAFGVVSCNSDAASSGNAAGNTESNGNSQDNSGGTAMVMEAGGLKITALTGSPEYPGAKLGLINPPAGADLVAGNNRFEFSVANFELGGSTPGAEDQEIANNPQGQYAALILNNEAVIQMNAASSDQKLEDGHYIMLAFASRSYHESVKAESGHILRKFNVGQPENYKAVDLKAPHLFYHWPTGNVTGEKVLLDFYLVNCTLGTDNFKVKATINGTEFTLTNWASYTIEGLPMGENKIKLELLDATGATVASPFNPVERSFTLEAGA; this is encoded by the coding sequence ATGAGAAATTGGAAAATCCTGGTGCCGGCATTGTTGATTGCCTTTGGGGTGGTTTCCTGTAATAGCGATGCCGCTTCGTCAGGAAATGCCGCAGGGAATACGGAATCGAATGGAAATTCGCAGGACAATTCGGGAGGCACAGCAATGGTCATGGAGGCTGGCGGATTGAAAATCACCGCATTGACAGGTTCGCCTGAATATCCGGGTGCAAAACTTGGGTTGATCAATCCACCTGCAGGCGCTGACCTCGTGGCAGGAAACAACCGATTCGAATTCAGCGTCGCCAATTTTGAACTTGGAGGATCGACTCCGGGAGCTGAAGACCAAGAAATCGCCAACAATCCGCAAGGACAATACGCGGCCTTGATCCTCAACAATGAGGCTGTGATTCAGATGAATGCCGCGTCATCGGATCAGAAACTCGAAGACGGACATTATATCATGCTTGCCTTTGCCAGCCGCAGTTATCACGAGAGTGTCAAGGCCGAAAGTGGCCACATCCTCCGGAAATTCAACGTTGGGCAACCTGAAAACTACAAGGCGGTGGACCTCAAGGCGCCGCATCTATTCTACCATTGGCCGACGGGCAATGTGACAGGAGAAAAGGTGCTTTTGGATTTTTACTTGGTCAATTGCACGCTCGGCACAGACAATTTCAAGGTGAAAGCCACCATCAACGGCACCGAATTTACCCTTACCAATTGGGCATCCTACACGATCGAAGGCCTGCCGATGGGCGAAAACAAGATCAAATTGGAACTTCTTGACGCCACGGGCGCCACTGTTGCAAGCCCCTTCAACCCCGTCGAGCGGAGCTTCACGCTCGAAGCAGGCGCCTAG
- the kbl gene encoding glycine C-acetyltransferase, translating into MFDTLQPQLQQELENIRTAGLYKKERIITSPQGAEITVSTGESVLNFCANNYLGLSSHPAVIEAAKKAIDSHGFGMSSVRFICGTQDIHKELEEKIAQFLHTEDTILYAACFDANGGVFEPLLDEKDAIISDALNHASIIDGVRLCKAMRYRYTHNDMADLEAQLQAADAAGARHKLIATDGSFSMDGTIAQLDKICDLADKYKALVMVDECHSTGFLGKTGRGAIEHRNVLGRVDIITGTLGKALGGALGGFTTGRKEIIELLRQRSRPYLFSNTLAPAIVGAGIAVFDMLSNSTELRDKLAWNTKYFREKMTAAGFDIKPGEHPIVPIMLYEAPLAQQFADALLKKGIYVIGFFYPVVAKGQARIRVQLSAGHDQVHLDRAIAAFTEVGKELGVLKTV; encoded by the coding sequence ATGTTCGATACCCTTCAGCCGCAGCTTCAGCAGGAACTTGAAAACATCCGCACAGCGGGTCTTTACAAAAAGGAACGCATCATCACGAGCCCACAAGGCGCTGAGATTACGGTTTCGACCGGAGAATCCGTCCTGAATTTCTGCGCCAACAACTACCTGGGACTCAGCAGCCACCCTGCAGTGATCGAAGCCGCAAAAAAGGCCATCGACAGCCATGGATTCGGGATGAGTTCGGTGCGTTTCATCTGCGGCACGCAAGACATCCACAAGGAACTGGAGGAAAAAATCGCGCAATTCCTGCATACCGAAGACACCATCTTATATGCAGCCTGCTTTGACGCCAATGGCGGAGTATTTGAACCCTTGCTCGACGAAAAGGATGCGATCATCAGTGATGCGCTGAACCATGCGTCGATCATTGACGGCGTGCGCCTTTGCAAAGCAATGCGCTATCGCTACACGCACAACGACATGGCCGACTTGGAGGCGCAGTTGCAAGCAGCAGATGCAGCAGGTGCACGCCACAAGCTCATCGCCACTGACGGCAGCTTCTCCATGGACGGCACCATCGCCCAACTGGACAAAATCTGCGACCTCGCCGACAAATACAAGGCGCTCGTCATGGTCGACGAATGCCATTCGACGGGATTTTTGGGGAAAACTGGACGTGGCGCGATCGAACACCGCAACGTCCTCGGGCGTGTCGACATCATCACCGGCACATTGGGCAAAGCCCTCGGAGGAGCTCTCGGCGGATTCACCACCGGCCGCAAGGAAATCATCGAATTGTTGCGTCAGCGCAGCCGTCCTTACCTGTTCAGCAATACCCTCGCTCCGGCGATCGTCGGTGCAGGCATTGCCGTCTTTGACATGCTCAGCAACAGTACCGAGCTGCGTGACAAACTCGCTTGGAACACCAAATATTTCCGCGAAAAAATGACGGCCGCTGGTTTTGACATCAAGCCCGGCGAGCACCCCATCGTGCCCATCATGCTCTATGAAGCACCTTTGGCCCAACAATTCGCTGATGCACTCCTCAAAAAAGGCATCTACGTCATCGGATTCTTCTACCCTGTGGTCGCAAAAGGTCAGGCGCGCATCCGTGTGCAATTGTCTGCGGGACACGATCAAGTGCATCTTGACCGCGCCATTGCCGCTTTTACCGAAGTCGGAAAAGAGCTCGGGGTACTGAAGACAGTGTGA